The Alligator mississippiensis isolate rAllMis1 chromosome 11, rAllMis1, whole genome shotgun sequence genomic interval aggagcaaatctgctcccagtgggagcaattgagtgcagggctgctcctacctgcctgccctgctttgctgtgctgcagcagccagggggagctccaggcttccccggtgccagccctgggctggcaggcggCACAGGGATCAGGCCTGAGTTTTGGAGAGAAATGAGAACTGTCCTGAAATGagggacagctcccagctgcacggATCTTGGGATCCCAGGCCCTCTGATGCCTtatgcctggcagtggggctaagcagcactgggactgcagggagaagaTGTGAGGGGGTAAGAAACTGGACAACATCTACACCTTGTACTGCATGGCACTTGAACCTGGCAgggaatggctgggggctgcacactgtgtACCTATACCCCTTTAAATTGAGGAACCAGGCTCAGACCCACCAGCCAGTTGGGGGATGGCATTCAGCAGGACAAGGCTGTAATCCCTCCCGCACCCACCCTCCTTGAGTCTGGCCTTCGATCCTCTTTGTTACACGTGATCTTTGTTTTCCACCTAGGCATGCTGATGGCATCTTTAACAAACCCTACAGgaaagtcctggtgctgcttccccctcgtgtctcccctctccccagtcccagcagtggttatggcccctgccacccccccacacacacgcgcTTGGGCACAGGCgtcaccccaagccagcaccatcaAGCTGGACTGAGATCCTGATCTCCACACAGGAGCCATGAAAGGTCCCACCACCCGACCCACTGTCCTCTGTGTCCCCCCCACTACTTAGGatgactgggaacaaattgcCATCTACTCTAatactgcacccaggaacaataaactacAGCAAGAACTGTGATGGAGTTTATTCGACTGTGCTAATTTCATGAATAGATGCACCCGGAGAACAATGTTGTTGTATTAGGACCAAACATAGCATTGGAGAAAGCAATgctctcccttccagtcctaggatcctatgaatattttgaaacaagCAAGTGAGTTTAAGATCTTTAATCTCATTTAAAGTAAGCACCTAACTTCCTTTAgggtttgtttgtctgtttgtttttttaaacctcaACTTGTTTAAGCAGTGGTGAACAGTTATCTAtgacactgaatttttttttttcccagtgatcTGGTAACCCTCCCTTACTTTGATCAAAACACAATATGAAGGCTTGGAGTTAATGAGACAGCTGTTTCCAAACCAGCTAAATGTAGTTAGGCACCCAATAATGCCAAAGCACTTTTGAATGTGCTAGCCCTCTGAACACTGGACCTCAAGGCTTTGGTGGAAAATGATGTGCTCTAACACAGATTAATGAGAATTTGTTCTTCAATGGCATGCCTTCCTCAGCCTTGAATCATTccttttgccattttgaaaactGCTCTGTCTGCATCACAAATAAAAATGTCTCCATAAGCAAATCTACATGAATGTTCTCCTTGGGTATCCTCTTCCTTGTGGTGCAAAAAAGGCTTGTTAAATGCCTTACTGTGGGCCCAAACTGAGCTTCGTACTGTCTGTCGTTCTCATCCTTGCCCTGAAACCTTGCAGTCAGagcctggagagagaaaaaaaaaaaatgaaggagcaCTTGGGAGATATGGGCAAGGAAGCATGTTCTCAGAtggaaagaggaagcactttgccATATGTAGGTTTAGACAGGATATTGTTGTATTCAAAGCTTATTTACAGTAGTTAACACACGGGCTAATTCCAGAAAGTTTTGTGTGATCAGTAGCAAAGCTGATCAGGACTTTTCctttaaaacactttttatttGGAACATGCTGTGTTATTATAACCAGACAAGTTCACAAAACCTTAGTCATGTCTGTCtgactccatgcggcacccaacGACTGGGGAAATGATGGGCCAATTCCCCAGGGATCCTgttgctcattagccagagcagggcagggagcaaacaccaacaCACGTTgtttgcaacagctttattcacaGCGGAGATGGCTTTGGGCAAGCTCCCTCACCGACCGAATAcggggagcagccctgagcaACAGTTCTTTTCAATATTTATACCCCTGGTCTATACATATTTACATGGATTCCACCCATGACCTTCCTGTGGTTCcatccatttctcctcccatctccagcTCCACCTTAATCATCAAAGATCAATTGTTTgccctcttcttcatggcagttttttcagatatttcaagactgctgtgatctgcctcttaattaccctttctgcaagctaaatatgcctACTTCTCTCCATCTCTTCTTAACATGGCTTGTCTTCCaacaatttttcatttttgtcacctatctctgaacttttCTAATTGCTTCATATTCCatcttaaaatgtgaagcccagaaattcaCACAGTAGTCTAAGTGAAGCCTAGTACTATCACCTCCTATGTTTTACatctttcttagcaagcttttgggtttaaaaaccctttgtcaggctgggaaagcatctgcaggtggtgtgtgctcttcctgtctTTTAAATCCAAATGCTTGCTAAGAAAATTGTTTCCAAATATATAAGCTCGTCTAATGAAAAgtattagattcacccaaagaaccttgtttgcttgTGTCCAACATGACCACAACGTACCTGCTTGTTTTACATttaatactcctgttgttgcagccaAAAACTGCATTCATTTTTCTGTAGTTGCATCAAATTGCTGGTTCATATTGACTCTGTGACCCCACCTTTTCAGCCACGATACCACCCATTTATAACCcaagctgtatttgtgcttttgattatgcTCCCCTTATGTGTGGCAACTTGCATATATATCCTAGGCCTTCGTCTTATTgtttcaagcccagctccccaatctatcCGTATCTATCTGAACTCTATCCCTGTCCCCTAAAGTACTTGcacttcattccagtttcacGTCATCTGGAGATTTGCCTGTATATTCTGTCATTCAAATAATTGATTGCACCAATTAGTAAACAAAGttctttaattcttcattatcttgcaactgatgggatatattttagatggtgcaaagacagtaaaattgatgcatgaaacattacttttcCACTTCAACAGTGCCAATACAAAATGATAAATCCAAGTCTTTGACCTTACAACATtacagaattaacccaccaccttcattttttatATGTAGGTTTCacacaatactatgaaaaaactaagttcatgtgtaaattagaaaacagaaatataagtaaagcaaagtcatgaaagaaagatggacatattgttcttggagcggatcagcctgtggagcagtttcctcagggcagcttcgATCTCCcggttcctcatgctgtagatgaccggattcatcaatggaggcaccacagaatacagaacagctgccaggagatccagagggcacggggagtcagagacgggcttcatgtaggcaatgctggaagtggaaagaaacagggagaccacaatcagatgaggaatgcaggtggagaaggctttctgccggccctgctcagaggggattgtccacactgcggtgaagatctgaacatacgacacaacgatgaaaacaaaacagcctaaacataaaaacacactgaaggcaagggctgccagctctctgcggtatgcgtcagagcaggagagcttgagcagctgggggacttcacagaagaactggttgatgatatttgagtggcagaaggggagactaaaggtgttcccagtgtgcagtgcagagtagatgGCACCAGCAACCCAAGCACTGGCACccatctggacacaagctcttctgttcattattatctcataatgcagtggcttgcagatggcaacgtaccggtcatatgccatgatggtgaggaatgaAAAATCAGCTGAACAAAAGAGGATcaagagaaagacctgggacacACATCCAGGATAGGAAATTGTCttggtgtttaagagagaattggccatggagttagggacaatgacagagatggatccaaggtcaaggatggacaaatttgcTAAAAaatagtacatggggctgtggaggtggtggtccgtagttACAACAGTGgtaacaaggaggttccccaccagaccTGCAAGGTATGCTGCGAGAAAGATGgtaaagtgtaagatctgcagctcccgagtgtcagagaagcccaggaggaggaactcggtcacagtggtgcagttgggcatcttccttcccagggcaccgtgcaagtcctgggtataatagaacaagggcagtggtaaggaggagagtaacaaactcagtggctttgatattcccatctATTATGTCTCCAAATTTCATGGTAAGAATGTAAATATTCCAATTTTTGCCTCATggaaaatttgattttaataaattatttttccatggcaaGACCCtacatacataaaataaaatattttgatatttcctttagaaagtgaagaaaatgttttCCCAGCCGcaactcaggattttttttttttttatttaaatccaaaAGTCTATAATTTATCCATCTGacctagaaaatgtatgctggaaacaaataCATGTGAAATATAAGATATGTAAAATTTGACTTCCTTAGTGGTCCTAATcccacctcaccctccacccAATTCCTAATAAGCTGTATAACTTTATCTGAATTCATAGCAAAAACAGTGAAACATTCTTCATtgactcttgtagctttgaatctattatacGTAGAATGCAATATGATTTAtggagccaggttttccaacttcAATATTTGTAATAAAACACGACACTTCATTGAtacagaaaacttactgaaatgtTTTTTGTGGGAGTGTCCTGACCTTGTGTTATATTCAGGCTTCCtttgctgagatcctttgctcttgtccagttgatctctcagatCTCCTCTGCACTGACCACTAGTCGAGATCCCCAAAAGAACAGATAGCCCAGAGGTCTTTCTCTGTTCCCTCTGTCACTGAGCGACTGGAGTAAATCCAGCCAGgtttctgagtgtgcagctgacctcaaccctgccttgtagaaaaggagtgaagcaagacAACAATTTTGCCCTTGTTTTCATTCAAAGGCTCATGGGACTCGTTCCCTGCAGTCCTGCACaactcagaaggaaaagcccagatgtaaacagtctgagctgtacagatgttagaagaacagcagagctgtgctctggtttaatctccctcacaacacaagtgaagggatctctgagaaggccctgagcttctctatctggctctgttgtcccagttagccagcctgggcaccttagcatgcagggaggcaccaagtTGCAATTGGGTTAGTTCTTATGCAGTTTTGCATGAGAAAATTACATGAGAATAAAAGTTAGGTTGTAAGGtgcaaaagaaataattttaaatataattaatatattccATAACTCAGGAAAACAAGCTCCATTGCAAGGCATCACAttgacaaaatattagctcagCAATCATTAGCAGGGTCCTGGTTCTCTATCTACTGTCATGAATATGACATCCCGAAGGACCACTTTCCCCTGACTTGTATAGatcccaggtcccagctccccctcatTTCTTCCACCATCAGCTTCCCTTGAACCCAGTGGCGTCAAACACAGATGGACCCCATCTGCCAGGTCAAGCCCATAGGGGTGGTCTAATGGAGGCACTGCATGCAACGTGCATTGTGGGCTGGCTACATCTGGTGCTTGCATCATGTGTACAGCTCTAGCCCTGCACACCACACACAGCACAAAACAGCCCCAGCACCGTGCAGAGCATAAGATGTGAGGAGCCAGACTGCGGCACGTTACCCACAGGAAGTCACTGGGGGTGCAGATTACATATGgcactggcaatgcatagggggtgtacATGGGAGCATGTGGACCTCCTGAGATTGGTAGTTCACCCCGTGGAAGAAGCACCGGCGGTCCCTGTAGGTAGTTgccacttgccagtgcccccactgcccccgaCTGTCAACACTGCCAACAGTATCTCCGGCCAGTCGCTGAtcgccactggccactgccaacatGGCTGGTgatgtctgcaggtggtcactacttgccactccccctgccccgccgCCAACGCTACTACggctacctgcaggagctccccatttgctgccaccactgccacctgcaggcagtcgccgtTCCCCCACAGCTTCCAGGGGCACGTGTCGTTCATGGCATGTGGCATTTGCACCAGGCTAGCTGTGTCTATACGAGATTCTAGGTCAGTGTAGCGAAGAGCTACGGCTATGTCGTTCATCCCTGTGGCAACGTAGtgttggcaggcactaaccatgatgctgccgctactgtgcagtagcaatgagctcctGAGCATTacttcattgctactgcacagtagggtttgAAATGTCCCATGCCCCTTTGGGACTGCACAGTCACGGCGGGTACTGAATGTTCATTTAGTTCTCGTTACGGCAAGTACTacataactgcacagtaaaaactgcccagtggggcagacgTGTAGCTGACTGTGCATGCGGGATCCTGCATGCAGGGTGGATGAATGGGCTCAATGCAGACAGACCCCCAGTCTAGTACACAAGGCtagcctggcacaggtgccacatgaaGCAGACATCCCCGTGTAGCCTCATGCCATGTACAGCacatgccaggcaggctccacaaggaGCATCAAAAGATCAGAGATTCATTCATGGACCTGATTGCTCTTGATCCAAACCTGACAGATGCCAGAGCCTGGTCTGACAATATGTGTCTCTGTCCTTCAGCCTCCATGCTAACCTACTGTACTGGCAGCTCCCACTTGGGACAGGGGTTGGTTGGAGTCCAGCAACTGGAAGATTTGTGGTGTTTGGAATTCACTGTCTTCACAGATGTTCCCATGGCCAGAAACTATGATCCTATCAtgagagaaatttaaaaatatcgAACTTTCTCAAACCCCAGcttgggatttattttattttttcatggacCAAATagtcccaaaatatttcattttgaccttatcagttttgtctgGACTTCATCACAGCTGTTGGCAATCTAGAGCCCATGACCCCAATGTATCCaccctgtggaggaaggacttTTGGTAACAGGGGAATTCTCTTACCCTGCGcggtgctgtactgcagctgggcaccaaaaagaagcagcactgagGAAAAGTGGTAGTAGTCGCCTGGTTTTGGTATCAGCCTAGTTTCCCCTGATCTCGGTCAATCTTgcctaaaaatggaaaatgttggtgaTCCCCTGCTCTACCATATTGATGTGTCCATTACATAGAGTTACACAGATATCCCAATAGCCCTTCTtgcaaccttcaagaaaaaagtGGCTTTGTCTTCCCAGTGTGAAAGCCATCACTTTCTGGTGGCATCTCTGATTGGGAATCTCCTTGATATCACAGTTATAATTCTTGACCACcatctccacagccccatgcacttcttcctgatgaacctttctatcccagaccttggAACTATCTCTGTCACCTTCTCAATATCCTTAGCCAATTCTCTGCTGAACACCAGGTCCATGTTCTGTGCTGGATGTGTcgtccaagtccttttcttcttgttcttcctCACACCTGACTTCCCTTTTCTCACTATCACAGCACATGATCGATGCACTGTCATCTGCAAaacactgcactatgagacaATCTTGACCAAGAGAGCTTGCAGATAAATGGCAGCCAGTGCATGGATCTGTGGTTTTCTATATTCTGCCCTGCACACTGGTAACACCTTTAGTGCATCTTTCCAGGAAgctaatatcatcaaccagttcttctgtgaaatccctcagctAATCAAGCTCACTTGCTCTGACTTGTACCATACACACCTTGAGATAAttgctgttggtgtttgcataactTTAGACCTGTTTACTCTTCATAATTGTATCTTACATTCAGATcttcaacacagtgcccatctgaGAAAGGATATCACAAAGACTTCTCACCTTCCTTGCTCACCTCATTCTGGTCTCCTTGCTTATAAGCATGTGTACCTTTCCCTATATGaaacctatctccagctccccatcagctcttgacCTCATAGAAACCATAATCTATTCCATGCTGGATCCAATAATCAATCCAGTTATGTAcagcaatggggaggggagaggtgggagggtTGTTGGGGGGCAGCGGGAGCAGttgagtgcagggctgttcctgcccatcTGCCCTACTCTGATCCCTGCAGAGAAGACTCGTTAGACACGGCTGTGGTAAGGCTCCTGTCAAGCCTCAGGTAACAATCCCGGGACGTTGGCCCACAAAAGGTCTCTTGGCTCCCCCAGCTGACCCCTTGCCTTTCACAGGCTCCTCACTCTTTCATTCACTTCTGGTATCTTTTCCGTCATCTCTGTGCAGAGGTTGCCTCTAGCCGTGTGGTGCAGTCTGTTCCCCAGCCCGGTTGCTCCAAACTTTCTATCCCTGAAGTCGAGGGGTCTTTTTCCCCTGGTTTCAATAGGAGTAGGGCTGAGCGCCTTTTCCTAATCTTGATCCTGACAGCAATTTGAGTGTGGGCCAAAAGCACGTCTATGTACAGAAAGTTTCTAATTGGTAAAGGCTCTTAAAGCTTCCAGAGAACGCAGTGACTGGAAGATGAAGCTGGACGGTTTCATTTGAGGGATACAGTGCACCCTATTTTCTTGTTACACACCGGGTTATTAACCACAGGAACAACTTACCCGGGCAGGGGTAAGATGAGTTGTCCCTCACCTGAGGTCCTGAAATAAAGGCTGGGTCTCTGTAAAAGAGAGGCAGGAGCATGACCTGAAATGGAGGATATCTGCGCTGCCTCCCCTCTACTCAGGCTGGCTGGTTGTGCAGGATTAGAGTGGAGCGTCTTCCCTTCCATGCAACCTGTGGCTCTAAGCCCTACAATACAACGGGTagctggggtctgctcccttagTGCTGCTCACAGCAATGCCAAGTGCCACACTTCATTGCTCAGGTGCCACGTCCAAGAGTTGTGGGGGTCGAGCAATACTTCCTGACCCCAGTGTTGCAAGCCCCGTCACCCTG includes:
- the LOC132243921 gene encoding olfactory receptor 14C36-like — translated: MPNCTTVTEFLLLGFSDTRELQILHFTIFLAAYLAGLVGNLLVTTVVTTDHHLHSPMYYFLANLSILDLGSISVIVPNSMANSLLNTKTISYPGCVSQVFLLILFCSADFSFLTIMAYDRYVAICKPLHYEIIMNRRACVQMGASAWVAGAIYSALHTGNTFSLPFCHSNIINQFFCEVPQLLKLSCSDAYRRELAALAFSVFLCLGCFVFIVVSYVQIFTAVWTIPSEQGRQKAFSTCIPHLIVVSLFLSTSSIAYMKPVSDSPCPLDLLAAVLYSVVPPLMNPVIYSMRNREIEAALRKLLHRLIRS